Part of the Mastacembelus armatus chromosome 6, fMasArm1.2, whole genome shotgun sequence genome, AAGTATTGATACATTTAGGATGAATTAAAATAGTGAATtgtcaattttaaaaaatgcttgtTATTTCTCATTCACTGAAAAATGCTACTTTTCTTGACAGCATGGGAACATCAGGGTGAGAGAAAGTGGCGCCTGCATGGAGTAAATTCTGTAAGTTTATGTGAACTCACCATGCGTTTCTGGATGAAGAGCTGGGCTTCTTTCAGGGCCCCTGCCAAGTTCTGGCAAAGTCTTTGGCGCTCCTCTTCGTTGAGCACTTGGGTGAAGAAGGTACAAACCTGCAATCAAACACAGACGGACTGATCTAAGGTGGATATCGTCAAAATGAAAGGCTTCATACAAAAACTACAGTTTAAATTAAGAGTTCCAAAACTGTGGTCTCCTCTTGTTACTGTTACAGTTCTGGACAATAACCATTGTACTGGTAATGTTGAGGGCAACATATgctttgtcatattttcttgtattttctttgaAGGCTGTTCTTTGAGTTGAAGACCCCTTTACCCAGATGTGAAAAGCACTTTGTAGAAAAGTGTAAAGAGTTGTTTTAGATTATATTTTAGATTTACATTTAGTCTCAGGTTTCTGTCTTCACAGTAAATTTAAGTCTAACATTCACTGTTCTTTTAGTGTTTTGGGATTAAAGATTTACTGAAAAGAGCTACCTGTTGCAGCCAAAACGAAAACTTGAGAGAGCAGTTAGAGTGAACCAAATTTTCATTTGGCCAAGAGGCTGAGGCACTATAAGCAGCATCATTGCAGCAGCACAAGGAATCATCAAAGGTGATTATTACGTTTTTGGTTCAGTGGGGTAATGATTTTCAATTTCAGAAGGCACTCAGTATATTTTGGACTTGAATGACAGTTCCCCTTAGTACCTTGGTCTAACCTCATCCTAAGCCTAACCACCAAGGGGAGCGTTACGGGcaacacatttttaacagaaaGATGTTTACGACGGGGATTTGACACAGCACTCTCTTCCTACAACATAAAAGGTTATAGAGGTTACACTTGCCCTTCAAGCAAAAGATAAGATACGGTTAGTCAGGGTTCCACAGTAAGAATTAAAATTGTTGCTTGGTTGCTCGTCTCTCGAGAAGTGTTCGTTATCTGTAAGCGCTTAGCGTTAGTACTTTAACTACATTAGCTACAGCATGAAGCTATTCTTTGGAGAAAATGAGTCGGCAGTGTATTTCGCTATATGTAAGCTAACGTATTTACTCTCACCAGCTATATCAATTATCAATTACTGTTTTATGCTAAGTTACTAACCTTGAAAATGTCTTACATCAAACCGGTTCTTAATGAAAGTCAGACAGCAGTGTTAAATATAGTTGTAGTGACGATACATGCCGTAAAGCAGAGTGGCGCAGCGGAAGCGTGCTGGGCCCATAACCCAGAGGTCGATGGATCGAAACCATCCTCTGCTAGTTTTGTGCATTTATAATGTGTAGATTACTTTATCCTTTAAGGTACTGCGCCCCCTACCACATAAATTGAATATAATTCGATGCCATGGTACATAATCCAGTACACTATTATGCTTTGTGTAACCtactaaataaaatgttttatgctaatgttttatgttaaatgCTCTGACCATAATCATTTTCCTCTACAGTGCATTACAGTTCAACAATACCACAACCTACAGGCAATAATTTGAATCAAGGCCTCACTAAAACAGTTTAAGCAAAAGTTGAACATAACTTCCATTAAGGTAGAATTCATTGCAGGGTGGACTGCTAGATGTTACATGTACCTAATAAATTGGCCACTGAGCATATAATGTGTTCATATAACAAgattaaaatgcaaatcaacCCTTATCTTGAGATAGGGGCAAAACTGTCAGTTAGTCAGAGTAATAAAATagccagcagagggcagtgctGTTACACACTCTCTGAACATCCCAAATACAGTAACAATGCTCACTCACAAACTTTAGACAGTCATTGAATTATTTGTTTATCgtgttttaaatgttatgtttctttttttcttctcacaccCAGAGATTTAATCCATTATGTCTCCTGAATATGAAATCCTAAGTGGAGCATTAAACATCCCTAAACTGTGCTATGAAAACTCAGCAAGCTGCAGTCTTAAATACCTTATATTCAAGACCTTTATGTTAATCTTACTGTTGATATAAAGACCAACAGTATCAAATAATGCAAGAGAGGCAGATTTATATTCACATCATGCCCAAGTCAATTCCAACATCAGTGACTGGGGAAGTTTGTATGAATGAGTTGTCCCTATTGTCCCCTCTCATAAGGcactaaacacacactttttctccAGTTGCCTGATTAAACTCGGAAACTCCAACGTGAGTAACAGTTTGAATCTAAAGTgcttaaaaatacaataatgagTCAATCCTGAGGTGTAAAAAGAATGACTTCAGCTGTCATTATACACTTGACACTGTCATTCAAACATTGCAACAATGCAACAATCTAAAACCCAGatactgcagttgtttttgtttgcctaCTAGTGTGAAGGCTGGGTTATTTCTTACCAGAACTTCCATTTTGGGTGTTGTAACTGTGGGCATGTAAACCAAATGGAGTTGTCATATATTTCATGGAATTGTAAATTGTGACCTTTGCGAACCCACTCAGTTCCATACAAGACCACATGACAGGCCATTCCCTCAAGGCTTCTGGAAGACAGCACTTCAGATGGACTCTTCCTCAACATGTTCAAGGCTGAGCCTCCCCCACCAACATCTGCTGCTCTGGCCACCTGAACAACACCACTTGGAGCTCCAAGAAAGCTGAGGTGATGGGTATTTAAATGGAAGAAACCTTTTGCTGCTCCCATACATCtattcttctttctgtctgtctttctgcctctctatTTTAGTCTCTCTCAGGCCTGACCACATAATGACAGACCTAGGGTATATTAAAGGACCATGCCCACGAGTCCTCTCCCTGTCACCTCCCTCATCATGGGCCTTTATAAGCCTCTCACTTGATGGTAGAGGGGCACTACTTTTCAAAGAGGGACTGTGCACAAGGGTCCAAAAGGTTAGCTAGTTTGCAAAGCCAACTGTTCACAAGCAGAACTGGGCACACTAAACATAATGGACAACCATTCATACAACTTCCCATCCGACTGCACCCCACTCACCAACTGCAAGTCTGGACGTAAGCCAGCAGGATCAACCGTGGTGAACATGGGCAACACTGGCAGGAATGCTCCCCGGGACTATCTAATCTGGTCACTGTGCAACACCTTGTATGTTAACTTCTGCTGCCTGGGTTTCATGGCTCTCATCTACTCTATTAAGGTGAggctttgtatttttgttttatatttgacatAAGTGATGGCAAGATGATCTCTATTGATGTGTTTTATAAAATGGTCCAAACAACACAAGGGCTAAGCCAATGTTAACTGTAATGTTAAAGGgttgcattgattttttttatgttttcattattgattgTAACACCAATATCAgctttattttctgctgcaacATCTTGATGAGGATTTAAAGTCTTTGGTAATACAAGCTTGGCAGTAAAATACAAAAGGTGTGCGCTGCTGTTGGAGAGTGTTAAAACAATGGAAATGTTTGCCAGCATGGCATTATAATTAAAGAACAAAGACTACCCTACCAGAGTCAAAGAAAATTTGGCACAGCTGGATTTAGAGTGCCAGTAAATATTCTGTTAGGAAAATCTTtgttgtaaaacagaaaaaagcaactTGAGATATTGTAAACATTTTGTTGGTGATCAGGGTCACACACTATGAAAGGCTACCAGAGGAATGGAACCGTCCATGAATGGTAGTGCCAGCCTAAGCAAAAGCTTTTCTCTCTCAACGATAGCAAAAAGGACTTTGAAAACGCCACTTGTAAAGGTGGACTGGACAAACTGTTCAACTACATGAATAAAAAAGATTTCTGAAAAACTCTTTAACCCtttatttaactttgttttttctctgtctgtataGGAAGCCGCTCTGAAAAACATGCTCTGTATTGGCTCAGTGTTCAAATTAAAGACAAGGATTGGCTGCTTGTCTAGCGAGTTAAAAACGGTGTAATTGGCATCTCCCTAATGGGCAAGTACTCATGGGAAATTAGAGAGTGCTATGAAAAGACTCAGTCTGGTCCGTTCCAAAATATATAGATACACTTTAAAACATCTCAAGGATTCTGGCTTTGTACAGCTTTAAATCTGTTCTCTAGAGGGAAAAAAGACACAGCAGTAATGAGTGAACATCATTTAGCTTTCTTTGCCCTCGTCCTCTCACTATTTACAGCATCCATTAGTGTAAAGACAATGcatttctttgtgtattttgcttttggaaatgttttattgAGCCATGTTGACTAGactgaagatttttttcaacTTGTCTGTATCAGTTAAAACAAACTCAGTGgacacaaattaaaatgtgcttgtgcatatgtgtatatgtgtgtgtgtaggccaGGGACCAGAAGACTCAGGGCAACCTACAGCTGGCTCAGGAGTGTTCAGACAAGGCCAAGTGGTACAACATCCTGGCAGCTGGCTGGAACCTGCTGATTCCACTTCTGGCCATTGTCCTGCTTGTCTTCCTGCTGGTCCACCTGGGCACATCCCAGGGTTCCTTCGACTTCTTCGGAGAGGATGGCTTCCAAAATTTCATGAAACTCTTTAGCTGGTAGATAGACaataagggagagagagagagagagagagagagagagaaatcagTCTAAAAGTCAACCCATTCACATTAACTACCAGGAGAGATTTTAATCAGCAGATGAGGGCTGACATATCAGATCCTAAGAAATTTAGCCAGTATGAGCCAAGCTTCTTTTCATCATGGTGTACTGGGCTTCCTAAAATCTgctcaaaattaaaataatcttaattgatgagaagaaaaaataagACTTGACTTTTGTATTACAAAATCTTAGGGATGTATTACAAATGCTCAGATAATAATCACTGCAAATAATAATCACTGTTTATGCTCTTCAGTAAAGGCAATATGGCAGTTAAGGATGATattcttttgatattttttggAACTGGTTTTGTGAGAAAACCAAACAATCAATATCAGTACAACCCTAATTGTATTTTCAGTATTAGAGGCTGTTTAGTTTACACCTATAAGTCTCTTAGAAATGGTCAGTTACAATGTGAAGTTGATCACTGAAGAAGTCTACAATAAAAAACAAGGGAATGACAAGAGATGAGAAAGAATAACCGGTTGAGAGATTGAGTAAATAGCTACTTCGGgtcatttttggttttatttattgtatttatgttgAAGGAAAATTTGGATGACAGGTTAAATTATCTCTGGTCAGTGCAGGAAGAGAATAAAGAGCCGAAAAAACAGAGGACTGTGAAGCCAAAATCTGAAAGTCGTGATTAGAAGCCACTTTACAAAGGACAATCAACATTCACCTCCCAttgaaaatcatttatttttgttcatcactttgtaaaatgttattACTGTTACAACCGACAtgtatttttctcattattcatgtattttaagatttagattttacatCTTATTGCCAACTTCTTGTGGGTGAGCTAAATAAACCAAATACTGTTCATTCAGTATACTATTGAAAATTGAATCAAAGCCTTAATTTTTCCTTCACATAAAGCTTTTAGTTAGTGTTTCAAAAATCTACTAAGACGTTTCAGGGCTTTTCGAGATCCCCTGTCATCTAGAGTCCGAATGGCTCTTTTGTGGTTTCACTGCTACACCTACACCCAATTTTACAGTGATAATTTTGGGCTTCATAGGTTTGATTCTGGGGTGGGTCTGCAAGGCATGGCTGTTTTCATCCCAACTGAGAATCCACTCCACTACTAACTATATACAGAACATCTTGTTATAGGAAACTGTATGAATGTGCCCTCCAGTTGGAAGGCAGGACCGCCCAGGCAGACCACTACAGAGGAGTCAGCAGCAATGTGGAGGCCTGCAGTGGGACGAGATGGCTCATTTCCACCCAGTCTGCTCTCAGTCTGAGGAATTATCATAAATGGAATAGTACAGGGTTTTGGGAACGCTAGCCTTTGGATGGCTTGTTAGTGCTCCAGACAACTCATGAGCTAGTATGTTTTTTCTAGATATGCTAAAAATCTGCTGCAATACTTGGTCCCGCCTTAAGTGTCATCATCACAGATAAATGTTGTGCTGCAAAACCGCAGAATAATATATTAGAATACAATGAAAACCCCAAAGTTCAAGGTTCCAAAGACAGTGAAAATGGCATGTCTAACACCACTGAAATATAATACATGAGAATGAATCAAGTTTGTACATGAAATATAATACATGAGAATGAATCAAGTTTGTACGTGAAATATAATACATGAGAATGAATCAAGTTTGTACGTGAAATATAATACATGAGAATGAACCAAGTTTGTACATGAAATATAATACATGAGAATGAACCAAGTTTGTACATGAAATATAATACATGAGAATGAACCAAGTTTGTACATGCATACAGTGGCCTGTGGGAAAT contains:
- the LOC113133396 gene encoding interferon-induced transmembrane protein 5-like → MDNHSYNFPSDCTPLTNCKSGRKPAGSTVVNMGNTGRNAPRDYLIWSLCNTLYVNFCCLGFMALIYSIKARDQKTQGNLQLAQECSDKAKWYNILAAGWNLLIPLLAIVLLVFLLVHLGTSQGSFDFFGEDGFQNFMKLFSW